CTATACCCCAGCTAAATCATCAAACTAGGTCGTCTGTTGTAATTCCTGTGCGGCAATGGTACCAGAACCATCCCAAAACCACTTATTGATTATTGAAGACACCAAAGGTTGGCGCAAGTTGGTTCTTGGTAAACCCCGGTATTCAATTGGTAGAGACCGCAAGTGTGATATTCGCCTCTCTTCACTCTTTGTGGGTCGCCACCACGCCAACTTGGTACAACAATTGCACGACGATGGTAGCTATTCCTATCGAATTGTAGACGGTGATCTAGAAGGTAAGCCTAGCGTAAATGGGCTTCTAGTCAATGGGCATAAACTCCAAGGTCATGATCTCAAGAACGAAGATATCGTTGTTTTTGGTCCCTGTGTGCGAATAACCTACTTTGTTTTGGAAAACGATACCCTTGATCTAGACACACTGGATCTCCCTGAATTTGATATCACTTTGATTGATCCCAAAATGGTGGGAGCTGCTTGCGAAGATTGATTGGCGATCGCTACTACATTCGCTCAACTGGATTCGCTCGAGCTTTAGATAGGCTTTTATTACAGTCGAGGAACTACAAGGCAATTAAAGTAAAGCTGGGTCGATAATTAGAGAAAATAAGCTAGGATACAGGCACCAAGCCTGACTGTTCTAGTTAGGCTATCTATTTTTGAGCAATCCTAGCGATTAACTTGTTTGTCCACGGCACCACTTACTTGGCAATGGCACCAGAACCGCCCCAAAATCATTTATTAATTATTGAGGATGACAAAGGCCGCCGCGAGTTTGTTCTTAATAATCCTATCTACTCGATCGGGAGAGATCCTAAATGTGATATTCGTTTGATCTCCCAGTTTGTCTCTCGTCGTCATGCCACTTTAGTACAGCTCCCTCGTGAAGATGGCAGCTATTACTATCGAGTTGTAGATGGCAACCTCAAG
This region of Trichocoleus desertorum NBK24 genomic DNA includes:
- a CDS encoding FHA domain-containing protein; translation: MVPEPSQNHLLIIEDTKGWRKLVLGKPRYSIGRDRKCDIRLSSLFVGRHHANLVQQLHDDGSYSYRIVDGDLEGKPSVNGLLVNGHKLQGHDLKNEDIVVFGPCVRITYFVLENDTLDLDTLDLPEFDITLIDPKMVGAACED
- a CDS encoding FHA domain-containing protein, with the translated sequence MAPEPPQNHLLIIEDDKGRREFVLNNPIYSIGRDPKCDIRLISQFVSRRHATLVQLPREDGSYYYRVVDGNLKGKPSANGLLINGRKLQAHDLQNEDEIIFGPQVKAVYYLLKQDGLSTIPPDEFDITLISPGMIGDPED